In Pseudomonas sp. DNDY-54, a genomic segment contains:
- the thpD gene encoding ectoine hydroxylase, with the protein MQADLYPSRQHDEPSWQERLDPVVYRSDLANAPIAPDLIERFERDGYLVIPNLFSAEEVAVFREELDRMRQDPAVAESGKTIKEPDSGAIRSVFDIHSDNALFARVARDARTAAIASFILGGDIYVHQSRMNFKPGFTGKEFYWHSDFETWHVEDGLPRMRTLSCSILLTDNEPHNGPLMLIPGSHRHYVRCVGETPENHYEKSLRKQELGVPDHGSLTELADRYGIDTATGPAGSVVFFDCNTMHGSNSNITPSARSNLFYVYNHVDNAAQAPFCGLSPRPAFVAEREDFTPLQIQPQRYL; encoded by the coding sequence GTGCAAGCCGACCTGTACCCTTCGCGCCAGCACGACGAACCCAGCTGGCAGGAGCGTCTGGATCCGGTTGTCTACCGCAGCGATCTGGCCAATGCCCCGATCGCACCGGACCTGATCGAACGCTTCGAGCGTGACGGTTATCTGGTCATCCCCAATCTGTTCAGCGCCGAGGAGGTCGCGGTATTCCGCGAAGAACTCGACCGCATGCGCCAGGATCCAGCCGTCGCTGAATCCGGCAAAACCATCAAGGAACCCGACAGCGGCGCGATTCGCTCGGTGTTCGATATTCACAGCGATAACGCGCTGTTCGCACGCGTCGCCCGCGACGCCCGCACTGCTGCCATCGCCAGTTTCATCCTCGGCGGTGACATCTATGTCCATCAGTCACGAATGAACTTCAAGCCCGGCTTCACTGGCAAGGAGTTTTACTGGCACTCGGACTTCGAGACCTGGCACGTCGAAGACGGTCTTCCGCGCATGCGCACCCTGAGCTGCTCGATCCTGCTCACCGACAACGAGCCACACAACGGTCCGCTGATGTTGATCCCCGGGTCGCACCGGCATTACGTCCGCTGCGTGGGCGAGACACCGGAGAACCACTACGAGAAATCCCTGCGCAAGCAGGAACTCGGCGTGCCGGATCATGGCAGCCTCACGGAGCTGGCCGACCGTTACGGAATCGACACGGCGACCGGGCCAGCCGGCAGCGTGGTGTTTTTCGACTGCAACACCATGCACGGCTCCAACAGCAACATTACGCCTAGCGCGCGCAGCAACCTGTTCTACGTCTATAACCACGTGGATAACGCCGCGCAGGCTCCGTTCTGTGGCCTCTCGCCTCGTCCGGCCTTCGTCGCCGAGCGCGAAGATTTCACCCCGCTACAGATCCAGCCACAACGATATCTCTGA
- the ectB gene encoding diaminobutyrate--2-oxoglutarate transaminase, whose protein sequence is MQTFEKHESGVRSYCRSFPVVFKQARGAELITREGKHYIDFLAGAGTLNYGHNHPVLKQALLDYISEDGITHGLDMYSDAKERFLSTFDRLILKPRNMDYVMQFTGPTGTNAVEAALKLARKVTGRNNIISFTNGFHGCSIGALAATGNKHHRGAAGVPLTDVSRMPYANYFGDKVNTIGMMDKLLTDPSSGIDKPAAVIVEVVQGEGGLNAASADWIRKLEKLCRKHDMLLIVDDIQAGCGRTGSFFSFEEMGIKPDMITLSKSLSGYGLPFAMVLLRKELDQWKPGEHNGTFRGNNHAFVTAAAAIEHFWSNDEFAKSVQAKGKRIADGMHKIVRRYGPDSLFVKGRGMMIGISCPDGDTAAAICRHAFENGLVIETSGAHSEVVKCLCPLIISEEQIDKAMSILDKAFAAVMSEQDTNKAAS, encoded by the coding sequence ATGCAAACGTTCGAAAAGCACGAATCCGGTGTTCGCAGCTACTGCCGATCTTTTCCGGTTGTCTTCAAGCAAGCCCGCGGCGCTGAACTGATTACCCGCGAAGGCAAGCACTACATCGATTTCCTCGCCGGTGCCGGCACGCTCAACTACGGGCACAATCACCCGGTACTGAAGCAGGCACTGCTCGACTACATCAGCGAAGACGGCATTACCCATGGCCTGGACATGTACTCAGACGCCAAAGAGCGATTCCTGTCGACGTTCGACCGGTTGATCCTCAAGCCGCGCAACATGGATTACGTCATGCAGTTCACCGGCCCGACCGGCACCAACGCGGTCGAAGCCGCGCTGAAACTGGCGCGCAAGGTGACAGGTCGCAACAACATCATCAGCTTCACCAACGGCTTCCACGGCTGCAGCATCGGCGCCTTGGCGGCGACCGGTAACAAGCACCACCGTGGCGCAGCTGGCGTGCCGCTGACGGATGTGAGCCGCATGCCCTACGCCAACTACTTTGGCGACAAGGTGAACACCATCGGCATGATGGACAAGCTGCTCACCGATCCGTCCAGTGGCATCGACAAGCCCGCGGCAGTCATCGTCGAGGTTGTGCAGGGCGAAGGCGGCCTGAACGCGGCCTCCGCCGACTGGATTCGCAAGCTGGAAAAGCTCTGCCGCAAGCACGACATGCTGCTGATCGTCGACGACATTCAGGCCGGTTGCGGCCGTACCGGCAGCTTCTTCAGCTTCGAAGAAATGGGCATCAAGCCGGACATGATCACCCTGTCCAAGTCACTCTCGGGCTACGGCCTGCCGTTCGCCATGGTGCTGCTGCGCAAGGAGCTGGACCAGTGGAAGCCGGGCGAACACAACGGCACCTTCCGCGGCAACAACCATGCGTTCGTCACCGCCGCCGCTGCCATCGAGCATTTCTGGAGCAATGACGAGTTCGCCAAGAGCGTGCAGGCCAAAGGCAAACGCATCGCCGACGGCATGCACAAGATCGTGCGCCGCTACGGCCCCGATTCGCTGTTCGTCAAAGGCCGCGGCATGATGATTGGCATCAGCTGCCCAGACGGCGACACCGCCGCTGCGATCTGCCGTCACGCCTTCGAAAACGGCCTGGTCATCGAAACCAGTGGCGCGCACAGCGAAGTGGTCAAGTGCCTTTGCCCGCTGATCATCAGCGAAGAGCAGATCGACAAGGCCATGAGCATTTTGGATAAAGCCTTCGCCGCCGTGATGTCCGAGCAGGACACCAACAAGGCCGCTTCCTGA
- the zwf gene encoding glucose-6-phosphate dehydrogenase, with protein sequence MLVFGGTGDLALHKLIPALYHLHREKRLHDDLRIFAIARQDIDRNAYLTLAERHCRAEIARADFEADVWKTFIQRFDYFAMDATQRGEFVGLAHHLGQIEGRVLVHYLATAPNLFEPIASNLESAGLAGENARIVLEKPIGHSLDSALEINEAIGAVFPESRIYRIDHYLGKETVQNLMALRFANALFEPIWRSGHIDHVQITVAETLGVENRGSYYDHAGAMRDMLQNHLLQLLCLVAMEAPVRFDAKSIRGEKVKILEALKPITGNDVQDKTVRGQYVAGHIGGQDVQAYYFEHDVDNDSDTETFVAVKAEIDNWRWAGVPFYLRTGKRMARKRSEIIITFKQVPHMLFTKGEVNRLVISLQPEESISLQLMAKAPGKGMQLEPVELDLNLAHAFSSTRRWEAYERLLLDVIEGDSTLFMRRDEVEAAWNWVDPILRGWHSHYRKPRPYPAGTDGPEQARQLIEHQGRRWWR encoded by the coding sequence ATGCTGGTATTTGGCGGTACCGGCGACCTGGCGCTACACAAACTCATCCCTGCGCTTTATCACCTGCACCGGGAAAAACGGCTGCACGATGACCTGCGGATCTTTGCGATCGCCCGACAGGATATCGACCGCAACGCCTACCTGACCCTGGCCGAGCGGCACTGCCGTGCCGAAATCGCGCGCGCCGATTTCGAGGCCGATGTCTGGAAGACGTTCATTCAGCGCTTCGATTACTTCGCCATGGACGCCACCCAACGTGGCGAGTTCGTCGGTCTTGCCCATCACCTCGGCCAGATCGAAGGCCGGGTGCTCGTGCACTACCTGGCGACTGCGCCGAATCTCTTCGAACCCATCGCCTCCAACCTCGAAAGTGCCGGCCTGGCCGGGGAGAACGCGCGCATCGTGCTGGAAAAGCCCATCGGTCATTCGCTGGACTCGGCGCTCGAGATCAACGAAGCCATTGGCGCCGTGTTTCCCGAGTCGCGGATCTACCGGATCGACCATTATCTGGGCAAAGAAACCGTGCAGAACCTCATGGCGCTGCGCTTCGCTAATGCGCTCTTCGAGCCTATCTGGCGCAGCGGCCACATCGATCACGTTCAGATCACGGTGGCCGAAACCCTCGGCGTCGAGAACCGCGGCAGCTACTACGATCACGCCGGCGCCATGCGCGACATGCTGCAGAACCACCTGCTGCAGCTGCTCTGCCTGGTCGCGATGGAAGCGCCGGTGCGGTTCGATGCCAAATCCATACGCGGCGAGAAGGTCAAAATTCTCGAAGCGCTCAAGCCCATCACTGGCAATGACGTCCAGGACAAGACCGTACGCGGACAATATGTCGCCGGCCACATCGGCGGCCAGGACGTGCAGGCCTATTACTTCGAACACGACGTCGACAACGACAGCGACACCGAAACCTTCGTCGCGGTAAAGGCTGAGATCGACAACTGGCGCTGGGCCGGCGTGCCCTTCTACCTGCGCACCGGCAAACGCATGGCGCGCAAACGCTCTGAGATCATCATCACGTTCAAGCAAGTGCCGCACATGCTCTTCACCAAGGGCGAAGTGAACCGCCTCGTGATCAGCCTGCAGCCGGAGGAAAGCATCAGTCTGCAGCTGATGGCCAAGGCGCCAGGCAAGGGTATGCAGCTCGAGCCCGTTGAACTCGATCTGAACCTCGCGCACGCCTTCAGCAGCACCCGTCGCTGGGAAGCTTACGAGCGCTTGCTGCTGGACGTCATCGAAGGCGACTCGACGCTGTTCATGCGCCGCGACGAGGTCGAGGCCGCTTGGAACTGGGTCGATCCGATTCTGCGTGGTTGGCACAGCCATTACCGTAAACCGCGGCCCTATCCGGCCGGCACCGATGGCCCGGAACAGGCCCGCCAGCTGATCGAACATCAAGGCCGTCGCTGGTGGCGATGA
- a CDS encoding ectoine synthase encodes MIVRTLAECEQSNRKIKTDTWDSTRMLLKDDKMGFSFHITTIYANTETHIHYQNHLESVYCMSGNGEIETIADGKIYKIEAGTLYILDKHDEHLLRGGTEDMKMACVFNPPLNGKEVHDESGVYPLEAETVI; translated from the coding sequence ATGATCGTACGTACCCTCGCTGAATGTGAGCAGTCCAACCGCAAAATCAAGACCGACACTTGGGACAGCACGCGGATGCTGCTCAAGGACGACAAGATGGGTTTCTCGTTTCACATCACCACCATCTACGCCAACACCGAGACGCACATCCACTACCAGAACCATCTGGAGTCGGTGTACTGCATGAGCGGCAACGGTGAAATCGAGACCATCGCCGACGGCAAGATCTACAAGATCGAGGCCGGCACGCTGTACATCCTCGACAAGCATGACGAGCACTTGCTGCGCGGCGGCACCGAGGACATGAAGATGGCCTGCGTCTTCAACCCGCCGCTCAATGGCAAAGAAGTGCATGACGAAAGCGGTGTCTACCCGCTGGAGGCAGAAACCGTCATCTGA